tcaacattatattcaagaaggcgttcgatcagctgcaaattgatcgagccgagctgctgcccatgacaacgccgctctatgggtttacgggtaacgaagtgcagccggtcggacagatccgacaggctacctcgctgggagaagagccgctcaggaggactaggacaataaacttcgtggtggtcgactctccttcgtcctacaacgtcattttgggacgaccgacgctcagcgaattccgagcagtcgtctcaaccttccatcagaagatcaagttccccgtggaggacaaagtgggagaagtacggggagatcagctagcagctcggcggtgctatatagagatgatccgagcagaagcctgttccgctcggaaggtgataaccatgattttactatactattctcattcacacaatcatggtttgatgtagttttcatatatagaatccacatttacactacatttttatactttgtatcaattttggacctaattgcaaattagtctattttcatggtatttgatgctaatatttgcttattattttgtaggcatcaaaagggtcatggacccgatcagatcaggctgcatttgggctcaaatcaagggctaaacaagaagatcaagcctcggagcattataggccgttcatccaagattgagtagatctgagccatccgttgaagatctggccgatccaacttaaaggggagcagatctgagccatttatgaagatccagaagttttgatccagatctgagttcatccagccattgatccagccggattaatctggatcgttcattgaagactgggctgatctggaccatccagtgatgatctgatcgatccgacctacaggagagtagatccagaccctagatcaacatcagtacattcagatcggattttggatgactttccaccgttgatctaGCCCAAATGAATCTCAGCCGCTGGATCTgaactgaggaggtttaaaaacctgcgtgagaagctacagtagctgggCTCGGCTTCGTGATTTCCGCTACAGTGTCATCGTCTTCTTCCTTGCGGCGCCCGAGTTCCCATTCCACGTTCCAGATCCGAGAGCTTGGTTTCTTCGACGACGACGATCATcagctgccggcgttcatcttccggtgatcagagagcttgAGGGAGGTTTCCCGAATGGCGATTTGGGTTCTGTTTCATCGCCGCGATTCCGATTGTGGAGGTCTCCCAATCGGTgatcttcgcatccaccagagctgaAGGGAGGTTTCTCAGATGCTACTGGATCTTTTCCGATCTCCATTCCGTAGCCAAACTGTGTTGAATTGGCCATTCGATCTGGTTTGCAACTTCACAGGACCTGGGCTCTGTTTCTTCGGCCGATGAGGTTTCCAGATGGATGGAGCTTGAACGGAGGTTTCCGTGAGCTGTGAGTGCCCTATGGAAATAGCtggaagtttgtttgattgttgttgaatgcttataggggttccgagagcatttctgttggTTTTACAGCAGATTGGAGGAGTTTTTGCTACGGGATCCGGATTGAGGAatgcttagggtttagatttatttgttttgtctttgaattgttgaTGTTCATGTtcagatcctcagatctgatccattactttgctattttaatttgtttgagtttttcttatgcaattctattttgattttctttgttgCAAAAACCCAGTTCTTATTTCTGATTCGAAttctaattccttaagatttctgCAATTACAGTAATGTTAGCTACTAACTTGGTTTGCAATTTTATTTTACTTGAAATTCTTTGCTTCGGTTTCTATAAGTTAGGATTAGTCAATTCATGAATTTAGGAAATACTTGTTTGACTCATTGAATGTTGAGGTGGCTGTTAATGAGCTTGATTGATGAATGAatcacttaaacttttcattgttcaCCTTTGTAGAATGTGGTTGATTGTTAGTGAGAAGTGAAGACTTGGTGGATGAGTTAAGTGTTGAATTTGAATGCAATTATGAATTGATTGTTGATTGAAGATGAGGGAATTGCATTAATTGATTCAATGGTGCATTTAAATCTGAATTAAATTGCGTTCATCTGAAGAGAAGgaaatggatcatgtttagatgagaatgaacCTTATTTGATCTTATTATTTGATCTTGTGATGTAAtactttgattggaaccaataATATGATTCATACACacatactagttatccttggaaaaatacgacttggtactccttactacacgcattttctttagcttaaatgagttccaatctttattaatttggagcgccttgtgacatgcaaaaaggccgacaccaaattttggcgccgttgccggggaccaactaactagcaatgtgtgttgattttagattgatcattgtgTGATTTTAATTGGTTAGCATTTTTCTtggttgatttgattgcttattctttttgtattttcatgttgatttgttcttgaatttttaagtgcctTTACTGTTTATGTTTTCatgagattgaaactttatgctctagaatcttctaacattgatttgTAGTGTTGTTTtgaaagaacaggagatttctttagcatggatccgtatTTTCAGAAtcttggaggtggaatggagaattatcagtgttttcaacttgagtatcagttttacccaaacatggatcaacaaaataggtatgaatcattttctaatggttttaatgctaattgggtggataattcatgtttcaggtatgaaagtgcacaaggaccattggTTGAGCCATATCCtacctaccagagttcatatggatttcaagaagtttcaacaaattttatgccacaatcttttcaacaaaatgaccctcagatggatgagtcaacatggaaactcagggagatgatgcaacaaatgatcgaacatcaagagcaacaattttcaaggattcagaacatacagattcaattagatcagattacatcatctattaatcagccgcaagcacaaaactccagtggagagatggaaagtagcgattctgtcaggcctgaccctacttccattaattcacatgatttttctaatactttttgtgatgattatgtgattatgcaaatttctgatcctactgatattgttgttgaagatgttgttagtgaatcAGGTTCTGAATATGTTGTTGAAGattatttaagtgtaggggaatgcttactggaagcattacctcaagaaccaccaagaattgaagatgtaagtgtagggacttgtgctatggagccaagcacccaagaatcactacatgaggatgaacattcatcagaaccagagcttgagccatttattgatgaaaaggaggtaacaatcaccactccaggtacctatcAACTTGACAAGGTGAGTCtttcttgtgatttttcagaaaattcaaTAAAGGTACTATtggttgattttattagttgtgattcatttcttgacatATTTCCtatccacactaatattctcctattttcttttgatCCCATATGTGTGTGGGAgacgttttctttgattgatgttgtaggagaacataagctttcggagtggatgcttacactgaaccgcctaagacctccggaaagaatttgcgaaggaaaaatgaagaataaaaagaattttagtggaACCACAATGACACCTCtaccggtgtggattttgttgctaaatcttcttcgaccaccggatcTAAAGGGGAGTTGGGTCCAATTTCGTTTTCttatgcattttaattcatgctttgttaataaaattctttttatgcatttctttagttacatactttgcaattgcactttgtttttacgctttgcattttattttgcattttactttcatactttgcatttagttagtgcatagcatttcatttgaataatagtctccatgggaattttctagtaatatttttaagatggtaaaagcttcttaaatttgatcatcaattttagatcATTTGACATGATGGGAtgtttttcttacatgatattggttaatttggtggtggattccaatttgatcaattaggcatgattgcataaaaaaatacctagtgaggaccactttaagcctacacTCGATTATTTtatttgtgtgacatgcactcacaataattgaaactctagaacttgctttgcttcttttcaaagtcacaatagcatattaTGCATGGAGATAAAGTAAACTTATCATTCTTGTtccatcataaattctaatttcttccccacaattttctttaaacatTTTCATTTTATCTGTTAATCAAACCCTTGATAATCTTTGCTTGGTCCATTTCATTGAGGGTTTTGGTTGATTATCTTGATGAGTTTGATTGTTCAATGATGGCTCAATATTTTGAGTATGATGAGAttgcacactacaagaaaatcgggattctacaacacttaaacgacaacgctttttataaaaagcgttgtctatttttttttaacaacgcttttagtgaaaagcgttgtctatttcattattttcttattaatagacatcgcttttctaaaaaccgttgtctattagtgatttttacgggtcaaagacaacgctttgtaaaaagcgttgtctattagactgatttttagtgtctacgacaacattttataaaaagcgttgtctatgtttaaaatctcatttaaatcttgattaatataaaccgttggatctaaatcttgattaatacaaaccgttggatctaggtaaggagtagaaaacccgaacccttctcccaactcctatctTCCAATCATTTttatcccgaacccttctcccaacttctCATCTCAAgcggccttctccatccaactcctcctctcCTTCCAACTCCTCTCCGGTAAACCCCTCTCCGGCAAACCCCTCTCCGCGAACCACTCCTCCGAACTCCTCTCCGTCAAGACCACGGGATTAATCACCTTATTCCTTCAACTCTTCATTCCATAATCTCTTCGACTCCGTTGCCTCATTCACGCTTCGTCAAGTGGCAGATCCCGGTGCTGAGGCGATCGACCGCAACAGATCGACCCAGCTCTTCACCTCCTTCGCCCCCGACGCTGAGGCAGTTTGACCACGGCAGATCCCGGTGGCTTCTGGTATGCTACTGTCTAACTCCTCTCCGGTGAACCCTCTCCGTGAACCTCTCGTCGGTGGTGAACCCCTCTTCGGTGAACCCCTCTTCGCCGAACGATGCTCTACCAAAGCCGTGCGacattttctttccctttttatgTGGCATTCATCATCCTCAGGTTTGTACAAATCCTTTGCCAAGGTGACATTCATCTTCCTCAGGTATGTGACATGCATCTTCCTTAAGGTTGGAGGGTAAGTGCTTCTCGAAGCATGGAGACTCATCGCTTGATTTCACTGCATCAAGGAATCCCTCTTTCAATCGTACTTTTTGGGGGAGGAAGTTAGTTGGTTACGATCGTGAGATTCTGAAACCctcttctttttgtttgttttctcTGATGTTTTGCTTTAAGAAGGTTTATGCCCTAGCGATTTCTTTCTTTGAACTTTTCCTCTTGATGTCGTGGTCCGCCATTGCTGCTGCTCTTGCTCTAATTGTACTCGATTTCCAGGATGCCCGTCCTTCCCTCGAGAAGGTAATAACAACATTTCATTTTTCTCTGAAAATTCATATGAAAAGTAAACCTTTTGCTGTTGGCTTTTGCTTAACAAGCAACAAAGTTGTGTCTGTCCTCGAACAACTTTGTTTCCGTTTGTCAGAAGTTCATTGCTACTGTTTCTGTTTGATTACTTTTTGGATTGTTGACTTAGATCATAATGCTTGTGAAAGCAGGTTTCCTATTCATTGTTACTGTTCTTTTGTGGGATGTTCATCACTGTTGATGGCTTTAACAAGACTGGCTTACCAAGCGCTTTGTGGgattatatggaaccctatgcgCGCATCGACACTGCTAGTGGAGCTTTAGTCCTAACTGTTGTTATTCTTTTTCTCTCAAATGTTGCCTCCAACGTACCAACTGGTATGCTATCTTAGACCTTCTTTCTGTTCATAGATAATGGAAGATTAGAGGTGTAAGAACTGGGTTTTGAGTGCTTATCAGCAATATGAGACTTCCAAATATTGGTGCTGTTGAATTTGTTGGTTGCATCCATGTGATGCTTTGTGTGCTCCTTAGATTATACATTGAGATTTTCATTCAGATGTGTCGAGCAAACAAGAGACATAATAAAAgatgttgcattcatttttattttcatggCCTCTTTCTTATATGCATACACTGTCCCTGTCTAACAATCATGCTTGATAAAACTTAGAATGTTCTGTACTTAGAATCCTCGTTTCTCAAATTTTGACAGATGAATAATGTTGCTTGGCAAAACTTAATCTTAACTATCCTTCTCTTTGCATGCTTGTTGTCTAACTTGTATATATATGCTTGCTTCAGTCTTGTTACTTGGAGCTCGGGTGGCAGCTTCTGCTGCAGAAATTTCTCCTGGTGAAGAGACCAAGGCATGGCTCATGTTGGCTTGGGTCAGCACAGTTGCAGGAAACTTGTCACTTCTGGGATCTGCTGCCAATTTGATAGTATGCAAACAGGCTCGCCGGTCTTAATCTTTCGGCTACAACCTCTCTTTTCTCACCCATTTGCGATTCGGATTCCCATCGACAATCATTGTTACAGTTGCTGGGTTGCTGTTTATGACATGAGAAATTATAAGCCATCAACCAAGATTGTAGGTAACAATAATGCATTTGTGTTAAGAGTAAGATTGTTCCCCTTTTGGTGTTCATGTATTATTCTTTTCTGATTGTAGAGCATTGTTGAGCAAGAATAATGCTTCTTGTAGAGAGGAGCCTGAATTAGTTTATTGGTTTCACAATTTACATCTCTTTTAATAATTCTTGTCATTCATAGTCAAGGATAGCCTCATCTGTAACCTTATTAGAATAATGATAGTCCCTACAACATGTCAATGTGGCTTTTATTCTTTCTAAAATCTACAGAGATTCAAAGAAATGAGAAAAATGCATGGAAGCAGCCGTGATGATAGGCAGAAAAGAGAACAATTACGCCAAGAGAAGGAAATGTCCAAGTTTGCACAAATGTATCCTATATACTTTTACTTTCTTACACCTCCCTgcacttttatttaattttttttcctgtgTATATATGTGTGTGAACCATAGAACGTCATATCTTGTCTACATGTTTATTTACTATTTTGCAGGGTAGATGCACATAAACAATGCCAACAATAGCAATAACAAAAATAGCAACAACGTGAAGGTTTTGGGACCTCCTGCGATGTTAGTGCACCAAAGGTTTCTTCAACAGTACTATAACAGGATCAGTGATAGGATATGAAATATGGCTTTTCTAAGCAAGGCAATGCCAAGGTTGGTTATTTTGGATCCCATCTTGTTAATTAAGGTTTTGTTTTTGTTACTGTTAAGTTTAGGAAGATGTATAATGTAAGTTGTGTTGTTACAACATAGCTTGCCGATCAAATATCAGAAACAACAATGCTTGATAATAACCTTTATTATCAAATGATTGAGTTGTCCAAATGTATTTTGCTTGTCATAGATCATTACACTTTTTATAAGTTGATATAGAACTTCAATCTTGTTACTTTTCACCTATATTTTTGTATGTTATTTTTGGTGTACATGACAATTTATGGGTGCACTTTTGTGCTTGTGCTTTGCATACCTGTTTATGAGGAATTGGCTTATGAACCACAACAAATTTCTTACTAATTGTTGTCACCATAGGTCCACTAATGACCCTTGTCAAGTTTTGATTTACCTCATCTGTACCTCAATCCAGATTTTCTAATTGTTGTATGGTCTGAACTGTGACCTTTGTTTTCagtttttcttttgcataatactgatggtattgTTTTCTGTGACAGATACACAGTGGTAGGTGTTTGTCCCAGTCTCAAGCCAGCAATCCTTTTTGAATGtatctagtagaagtaagcaAGAAGATCGTTCCCTTCGAGGCCGGCTAACTATGTTGtgcttttttgttttaaatttgaatgtcacGATCTATTTTGAAATAGAATTATTTAGTCTTTGAAACCATTAACTGAATTCTACTTTGTAGctgaattctcctgtaaatatTAATATCTACTTTGTAGCTAAATTCTATtgttttggtatgagtttgaaatcattagccaaGCTGATTAACTTCTATTATATGTCAAATTCGAATCTGgatatggtaaaagaaaaataatagttttgtaaatataaaaacaatgattttggaaatatttttttttatttttttttattttaaaaagacaacgcttttaaagcgttgcaaaagcattgtcttttctaccaaaaaaacaacgctttaaaagcgttgcaaaAACATTGTCTTTGCAAAAatcgacaacgcttttaaagcgtcgacaacgctttaaaagcgttgtctttgctacaaacgacaacgctttaaaagcgttgtcgttgagcagacttttaacaacagtgcctttaacaacgctttttcaagtaaaaagacaacgctttaaaagcgttgtctattagcttttttcttgtagtggcatATGATCAAAGTTCATGGAGATTGGGAATTTTAAGATTGTTGTGTAGTGTTTTTAAATGTTgggatgcatttttttttttaatggccGGAATATTGAATGTTCAAAGATAAGTTTAAATGCAGAAATTCGAAGTTCCACAGAAGTAAAAGGATTGAAACTTAAGTGTAGGTTTTGAATGGCACAATTGGAATTGTAAATCTGAGTTCTGGAATTTGTATTGAAATTCTATTGGTGCCAATTTTGTATGCTATTGTTGAATAGCAGTTCTATTCTGGAATTGAAGAAGTGCAGGAATGTAATGGAACAAACTGAATAGCAGTCCATATTTGGTGCTAAAGATGTATTCCAAGAGCTGTATGAACAGATTATTTCTAATGTTTGGACAC
This window of the Zingiber officinale cultivar Zhangliang chromosome 3B, Zo_v1.1, whole genome shotgun sequence genome carries:
- the LOC121967179 gene encoding silicon efflux transporter LSI3-like, translated to MFCFKKVYALAISFFELFLLMSWSAIAAALALIVLDFQDARPSLEKVSYSLLLFFCGMFITVDGFNKTGLPSALWDYMEPYARIDTASGALVLTVVILFLSNVASNVPTVLLLGARVAASAAEISPGEETKAWLMLAWVSTVAGNLSLLGSAANLIVCKQARRS